A genomic window from Populus nigra chromosome 7, ddPopNigr1.1, whole genome shotgun sequence includes:
- the LOC133698223 gene encoding rhamnogalacturonan I rhamnosyltransferase 1-like, with product MLKMWKTEDSGEEWEMKLKLCGDGKFKKLKTSVVSRSPMKLWMTRAITTVLLWTCVVHLMSMGETWGPRLLKSWTSCYSHQDVELISVPAEVILPPKRVYKNNGYLMVSCNGGLNQMRAAICDMVAIARYLNVTLIVPELDKTSFWNDPSEFQDIFDVHHFIASLRGEVRILKELPPRLKTRVELGLFYSLPPVSWSNISYYTHQILPLLQKFKVVHLNKTDARLANNGLPLEIQKLRCRVNFNAFKFTSKIEELGRKVVKILREKGPFLVLHLRYERDMLAFSGCTHGCNDEEVEKLTRMRYAYPWWKEKVINSEMKRKEGLCPLTPEETALVLTALGIDRNVQIYIAAGEIYGGERRMKTLMEAFPNLVRKEDLLEPSDLKFFQNHSSQMAALDYLVSLESDIFVPTYDGNMAKVVEGHRRFLGFKKTSLLDRKLLVGLIDEYNKGSLSWDEFSSTVKETHADRMGSPKMRVVIPDKPKDEDYFYANPQECLQLLDEPLRST from the exons ATGTTAAAGATGTGGAAGACAGAGGACTCTGGTGAGGAATgggagatgaaattgaaattatgtGGTGATGGAAAGTTTAAAAAGTTGAAAACTTCTGTGGTTTCAAGGTCTCCAATGAAGCTATGGATGACAAGGGCAATCACAACTGTATTGTTATGGACTTGTGTGGTTCATTTGATGTCAATGGGAGAGACCTGGGGCCCGAGATTGTTAAAGAGTTGGACATCTTGTTATAGTCATCAAGATGTTGAGTTAATTTCTGTTCCTGCCGAAGTTATTCTTCCTCCAAAGA GAGTTTATAAGAATAATGGGTATCTCATGGTTTCCTGCAATGGAGGACTGAACCAAATGCGAGCAGCA ATATGTGACATGGTCGCTATTGCAAGATATCTAAATGTTACTCTTATAGTCCCAGAGTTGGATAAAACCTCATTTTGGAATGACCCAAG TGAGTTTCAAGACATATTTGATGTTCATCATTTCATCGCTTCCTTGAGGGGTGAGGTTCGAATATTGAAAGAGCTACCGCCTAGGCTCAAAACACGAGTAGAATTGGGATTGTTCTACTCATTACCTCCTGTTAGCTGGTCAAACATTTCTTACTACACCCATCAG ATCCTTCCTCTGCTGCAAAAGTTCAAAGTTGTACATTTGAACAAAACAGATGCTCGCCTTGCTAATAATGGACTTCCTCTTGAGATTCAAAAGTTGCGCTGCCGAGTGAATTTTAATGCTTTCAAGTTTACGTCAAAGATAGAAGAACTGGGTAGAAAGGTTGTTAAGATATTGAGGGAGAAAGGCCCTTTCCTGGTGCTTCATCTCAGATATGAAAGGGACATGTTGGCTTTCTCTGGCTGCACTCATGGTTGCAATGATGAGGAAGTAGAAAAACTGACAAGAATGAG ATATGCTTATCCCTGGTGGAAGGAAAAAGTTATTAATtctgaaatgaaaaggaaagaaggtTTGTGTCCTTTGACTCCCGAGGAAACTGCCCTTGTGTTAACTGCACTTGGAATTGATCGTAATGTTCAAATTTATATTGCTGCCGGAGAAATATATGGTGGGGAAAGAAGGATGAAGACTTTGATGGAAGCTTTTCCTAATTTG GTCAGGAAAGAGGATCTGTTGGAACCATCAGATTTGAAGTTTTTCCAGAACCATTCATCTCAAATGGCAGCACTAGATTATCTGGTGTCCCTAGAGAGTGACATATTTGTTCCTACATATGATGGCAATATGGCTAAAGTTGTTGAAGGTCATCGCAG ATTCTTGGGTTTCAAGAAGACTAGTTTGTTGGACAGAAAGCTTCTGGTAGGTTTAATAGATGAATACAACAAAGGGTCATTGAGCTGGGATGAATTCTCCTCCACTGTGAAGGAAACTCATGCTGATCGGATGGGTAGCCCAAAGATGCGAGTCGTTATACCAGATAAACCGAAGGATGAAGATTATTTTTATGCCAATCCGCAAGAGTGTTTGCAACTGTTGGATGAACCATTGAGAAGTACATGA
- the LOC133698645 gene encoding calcium/calmodulin-regulated receptor-like kinase 2 isoform X2, translating into MIVLVKSEPAELLSSRCFHCLSFKRDQRMVHKGDLVVIGISVGLALGILIASLIFFGIWWYKKRSNVQQCSNERILPTLPIRMNGLGTSNDFSASLASSITIRGSEHPQKSSPVSSWWNHHSKDQFASASGILRYSYKDIQKATQKFTTVLGQGSFGPVYKAVMPTGEVLAVKVLASNSKQGEKEFQTEISLLGRLHHRNLVNLLGYCIDKGSHMLIYQFMSNGSLANHLYNDEERFLSWEERLQIALDISHGIEYLHEGAVPPVIHRDLKSANILLDQSMRAKVADFGLSNEEVFDEHSSGLKGTYGYIDPVYVSTNKFTVKSDIYSFGVIIFELITAIHPHQNLMEYVNLAGMSPDGVDEILDKKLVGECDIEEVRDLAAIARKCLQKFQRKRPSIGEVSQAILKIKQRLLDREMSKEFSRVLSRIEDQQVELSRMASIKHGD; encoded by the exons ATGATAGTTTTGGTGAAGAG TGAGCCTGCTGAACTTCTCAGCTCAAGATGTTTTCATTGTCTAAGTTTCAAAAGAGACCAGAGAATGGTTCATAAAGGTGATTTGGTTGTTATTGGAATCTCTGTTGGTTTGGCCCTTGGTATCTTGATCGCTTCACTCATATTTTTCGGCATATGGTGGTACAAGAAGCGTTCTAATGTCCAACAGTGCTCAAACGAGCGTATTCTTCCAACTCTTCCAATACGCATGAATGGCTTGGGGACAAGCAATGACTTTAGTGCATCCCTTGCAAGTTCTATTACCATCCGGGGATCAGAACACCCTCAGAAGAGCTCTCCGGTTTCTTCTTGGTGGAATCATCACAGTAAAGATCAGTTTGCTTCTGCATCAGGCATACTTAGATACTCTTACAA GGATATACAGAAAGCTACACAAAAATTCACAACTGTTTTGGGACAAGGTTCGTTTGGTCCTGTATATAAAGCTGTCATGCCTACTGGAGAAGTATTAGCTGTAAAGGTTCTTGCTTCTAACTCAAAGCAGGGGGAAAAAGAGTTCCAAACAGAG ATTTCTCTATTAGGAAGGCTGCATCACCGCAATCTTGTGAATTTGTTAGGATATTGTATAGATAAAGGAAGCCACATGTTGATCTATCAGTTCATGAGCAATGGAAGCTTAGCAAACCACCTTTACA ATGATGAAGAGCGATTTTTGAGTTGGGAAGAAAGACTTCAAATTGCTCTTGATATTTCGCATGGAATTGAATATCTTCATGAAGGG GCAGTCCCACCTGTCATACATCGTGATTTGAAGTCAGCAAACATATTGCTGGACCAGTCAATGAGAGCTAAA GttgctgattttggactttCAAATGAAGAGGTCTTCGATGAGCACAGCTCTGGCTTGAAAGGTACTTATGGCTACATAGATCCAGTGTACGTATCCACAAACAAGTTCACCGTGAAGAGTGACATCTACAGTTTTGGTGTTATCATCTTCGAACTTATTACAGCCATCCACCCACATCAAAATCTAATGGAATATGTTAATCTT GCTGGTATGAGTCCAGATGGTGTTGATGAAATACTAGACAAGAAGCTGGTTGGAGAATGCGACATTGAAGAAGTGAGGGACCTAGCTGCCATTGCCCGCAAGTGCCTGCAAAAATTCCAAAGGAAGCGACCTTCAATAGGAGAAGTTTCACAGGCTATATTGAAGATAAAACAAAGGCTCCTCGATAGGGAAATGTCTAAAGAATTTTCACGAGTTCTAAGCAGGATAGAGGATCAACAGGTGGAGTTGAGTAGGATGGCCAGCATAAAACATGGCGACTGA
- the LOC133698645 gene encoding calcium/calmodulin-regulated receptor-like kinase 2 isoform X3, with protein sequence MIVLVKRYSCRKYGAVGYFHDFLHHEPAELLSSRCFHCLSFKRDQRMVHKGDLVVIGISVGLALGILIASLIFFGIWWYKKRSNVQQCSNERILPTLPIRMNGLGTSNDFSASLASSITIRGSEHPQKSSPVSSWWNHHSKDQFASASGILRYSYKDIQKATQKFTTVLGQGSFGPVYKAVMPTGEVLAVKVLASNSKQGEKEFQTEISLLGRLHHRNLVNLLGYCIDKGSHMLIYQFMSNGSLANHLYNDEERFLSWEERLQIALDISHGIEYLHEGVADFGLSNEEVFDEHSSGLKGTYGYIDPVYVSTNKFTVKSDIYSFGVIIFELITAIHPHQNLMEYVNLAGMSPDGVDEILDKKLVGECDIEEVRDLAAIARKCLQKFQRKRPSIGEVSQAILKIKQRLLDREMSKEFSRVLSRIEDQQVELSRMASIKHGD encoded by the exons ATGATAGTTTTGGTGAAGAGGTATAGCTGTAGAAAATATGGGGCTGTTGGATATTTTCATGACTTCTTGCATCA TGAGCCTGCTGAACTTCTCAGCTCAAGATGTTTTCATTGTCTAAGTTTCAAAAGAGACCAGAGAATGGTTCATAAAGGTGATTTGGTTGTTATTGGAATCTCTGTTGGTTTGGCCCTTGGTATCTTGATCGCTTCACTCATATTTTTCGGCATATGGTGGTACAAGAAGCGTTCTAATGTCCAACAGTGCTCAAACGAGCGTATTCTTCCAACTCTTCCAATACGCATGAATGGCTTGGGGACAAGCAATGACTTTAGTGCATCCCTTGCAAGTTCTATTACCATCCGGGGATCAGAACACCCTCAGAAGAGCTCTCCGGTTTCTTCTTGGTGGAATCATCACAGTAAAGATCAGTTTGCTTCTGCATCAGGCATACTTAGATACTCTTACAA GGATATACAGAAAGCTACACAAAAATTCACAACTGTTTTGGGACAAGGTTCGTTTGGTCCTGTATATAAAGCTGTCATGCCTACTGGAGAAGTATTAGCTGTAAAGGTTCTTGCTTCTAACTCAAAGCAGGGGGAAAAAGAGTTCCAAACAGAG ATTTCTCTATTAGGAAGGCTGCATCACCGCAATCTTGTGAATTTGTTAGGATATTGTATAGATAAAGGAAGCCACATGTTGATCTATCAGTTCATGAGCAATGGAAGCTTAGCAAACCACCTTTACA ATGATGAAGAGCGATTTTTGAGTTGGGAAGAAAGACTTCAAATTGCTCTTGATATTTCGCATGGAATTGAATATCTTCATGAAGGG GttgctgattttggactttCAAATGAAGAGGTCTTCGATGAGCACAGCTCTGGCTTGAAAGGTACTTATGGCTACATAGATCCAGTGTACGTATCCACAAACAAGTTCACCGTGAAGAGTGACATCTACAGTTTTGGTGTTATCATCTTCGAACTTATTACAGCCATCCACCCACATCAAAATCTAATGGAATATGTTAATCTT GCTGGTATGAGTCCAGATGGTGTTGATGAAATACTAGACAAGAAGCTGGTTGGAGAATGCGACATTGAAGAAGTGAGGGACCTAGCTGCCATTGCCCGCAAGTGCCTGCAAAAATTCCAAAGGAAGCGACCTTCAATAGGAGAAGTTTCACAGGCTATATTGAAGATAAAACAAAGGCTCCTCGATAGGGAAATGTCTAAAGAATTTTCACGAGTTCTAAGCAGGATAGAGGATCAACAGGTGGAGTTGAGTAGGATGGCCAGCATAAAACATGGCGACTGA
- the LOC133698645 gene encoding calcium/calmodulin-regulated receptor-like kinase 2 isoform X1, which produces MIVLVKRYSCRKYGAVGYFHDFLHHEPAELLSSRCFHCLSFKRDQRMVHKGDLVVIGISVGLALGILIASLIFFGIWWYKKRSNVQQCSNERILPTLPIRMNGLGTSNDFSASLASSITIRGSEHPQKSSPVSSWWNHHSKDQFASASGILRYSYKDIQKATQKFTTVLGQGSFGPVYKAVMPTGEVLAVKVLASNSKQGEKEFQTEISLLGRLHHRNLVNLLGYCIDKGSHMLIYQFMSNGSLANHLYNDEERFLSWEERLQIALDISHGIEYLHEGAVPPVIHRDLKSANILLDQSMRAKVADFGLSNEEVFDEHSSGLKGTYGYIDPVYVSTNKFTVKSDIYSFGVIIFELITAIHPHQNLMEYVNLAGMSPDGVDEILDKKLVGECDIEEVRDLAAIARKCLQKFQRKRPSIGEVSQAILKIKQRLLDREMSKEFSRVLSRIEDQQVELSRMASIKHGD; this is translated from the exons ATGATAGTTTTGGTGAAGAGGTATAGCTGTAGAAAATATGGGGCTGTTGGATATTTTCATGACTTCTTGCATCA TGAGCCTGCTGAACTTCTCAGCTCAAGATGTTTTCATTGTCTAAGTTTCAAAAGAGACCAGAGAATGGTTCATAAAGGTGATTTGGTTGTTATTGGAATCTCTGTTGGTTTGGCCCTTGGTATCTTGATCGCTTCACTCATATTTTTCGGCATATGGTGGTACAAGAAGCGTTCTAATGTCCAACAGTGCTCAAACGAGCGTATTCTTCCAACTCTTCCAATACGCATGAATGGCTTGGGGACAAGCAATGACTTTAGTGCATCCCTTGCAAGTTCTATTACCATCCGGGGATCAGAACACCCTCAGAAGAGCTCTCCGGTTTCTTCTTGGTGGAATCATCACAGTAAAGATCAGTTTGCTTCTGCATCAGGCATACTTAGATACTCTTACAA GGATATACAGAAAGCTACACAAAAATTCACAACTGTTTTGGGACAAGGTTCGTTTGGTCCTGTATATAAAGCTGTCATGCCTACTGGAGAAGTATTAGCTGTAAAGGTTCTTGCTTCTAACTCAAAGCAGGGGGAAAAAGAGTTCCAAACAGAG ATTTCTCTATTAGGAAGGCTGCATCACCGCAATCTTGTGAATTTGTTAGGATATTGTATAGATAAAGGAAGCCACATGTTGATCTATCAGTTCATGAGCAATGGAAGCTTAGCAAACCACCTTTACA ATGATGAAGAGCGATTTTTGAGTTGGGAAGAAAGACTTCAAATTGCTCTTGATATTTCGCATGGAATTGAATATCTTCATGAAGGG GCAGTCCCACCTGTCATACATCGTGATTTGAAGTCAGCAAACATATTGCTGGACCAGTCAATGAGAGCTAAA GttgctgattttggactttCAAATGAAGAGGTCTTCGATGAGCACAGCTCTGGCTTGAAAGGTACTTATGGCTACATAGATCCAGTGTACGTATCCACAAACAAGTTCACCGTGAAGAGTGACATCTACAGTTTTGGTGTTATCATCTTCGAACTTATTACAGCCATCCACCCACATCAAAATCTAATGGAATATGTTAATCTT GCTGGTATGAGTCCAGATGGTGTTGATGAAATACTAGACAAGAAGCTGGTTGGAGAATGCGACATTGAAGAAGTGAGGGACCTAGCTGCCATTGCCCGCAAGTGCCTGCAAAAATTCCAAAGGAAGCGACCTTCAATAGGAGAAGTTTCACAGGCTATATTGAAGATAAAACAAAGGCTCCTCGATAGGGAAATGTCTAAAGAATTTTCACGAGTTCTAAGCAGGATAGAGGATCAACAGGTGGAGTTGAGTAGGATGGCCAGCATAAAACATGGCGACTGA
- the LOC133698645 gene encoding calcium/calmodulin-regulated receptor-like kinase 2 isoform X4, translating to MVHKGDLVVIGISVGLALGILIASLIFFGIWWYKKRSNVQQCSNERILPTLPIRMNGLGTSNDFSASLASSITIRGSEHPQKSSPVSSWWNHHSKDQFASASGILRYSYKDIQKATQKFTTVLGQGSFGPVYKAVMPTGEVLAVKVLASNSKQGEKEFQTEISLLGRLHHRNLVNLLGYCIDKGSHMLIYQFMSNGSLANHLYNDEERFLSWEERLQIALDISHGIEYLHEGAVPPVIHRDLKSANILLDQSMRAKVADFGLSNEEVFDEHSSGLKGTYGYIDPVYVSTNKFTVKSDIYSFGVIIFELITAIHPHQNLMEYVNLAGMSPDGVDEILDKKLVGECDIEEVRDLAAIARKCLQKFQRKRPSIGEVSQAILKIKQRLLDREMSKEFSRVLSRIEDQQVELSRMASIKHGD from the exons ATGGTTCATAAAGGTGATTTGGTTGTTATTGGAATCTCTGTTGGTTTGGCCCTTGGTATCTTGATCGCTTCACTCATATTTTTCGGCATATGGTGGTACAAGAAGCGTTCTAATGTCCAACAGTGCTCAAACGAGCGTATTCTTCCAACTCTTCCAATACGCATGAATGGCTTGGGGACAAGCAATGACTTTAGTGCATCCCTTGCAAGTTCTATTACCATCCGGGGATCAGAACACCCTCAGAAGAGCTCTCCGGTTTCTTCTTGGTGGAATCATCACAGTAAAGATCAGTTTGCTTCTGCATCAGGCATACTTAGATACTCTTACAA GGATATACAGAAAGCTACACAAAAATTCACAACTGTTTTGGGACAAGGTTCGTTTGGTCCTGTATATAAAGCTGTCATGCCTACTGGAGAAGTATTAGCTGTAAAGGTTCTTGCTTCTAACTCAAAGCAGGGGGAAAAAGAGTTCCAAACAGAG ATTTCTCTATTAGGAAGGCTGCATCACCGCAATCTTGTGAATTTGTTAGGATATTGTATAGATAAAGGAAGCCACATGTTGATCTATCAGTTCATGAGCAATGGAAGCTTAGCAAACCACCTTTACA ATGATGAAGAGCGATTTTTGAGTTGGGAAGAAAGACTTCAAATTGCTCTTGATATTTCGCATGGAATTGAATATCTTCATGAAGGG GCAGTCCCACCTGTCATACATCGTGATTTGAAGTCAGCAAACATATTGCTGGACCAGTCAATGAGAGCTAAA GttgctgattttggactttCAAATGAAGAGGTCTTCGATGAGCACAGCTCTGGCTTGAAAGGTACTTATGGCTACATAGATCCAGTGTACGTATCCACAAACAAGTTCACCGTGAAGAGTGACATCTACAGTTTTGGTGTTATCATCTTCGAACTTATTACAGCCATCCACCCACATCAAAATCTAATGGAATATGTTAATCTT GCTGGTATGAGTCCAGATGGTGTTGATGAAATACTAGACAAGAAGCTGGTTGGAGAATGCGACATTGAAGAAGTGAGGGACCTAGCTGCCATTGCCCGCAAGTGCCTGCAAAAATTCCAAAGGAAGCGACCTTCAATAGGAGAAGTTTCACAGGCTATATTGAAGATAAAACAAAGGCTCCTCGATAGGGAAATGTCTAAAGAATTTTCACGAGTTCTAAGCAGGATAGAGGATCAACAGGTGGAGTTGAGTAGGATGGCCAGCATAAAACATGGCGACTGA